A single genomic interval of Lactococcus sp. S-13 harbors:
- a CDS encoding LPXTG cell wall anchor domain-containing protein has translation MKKLLLVAALIFLIAPPARAQADTSSYGTKDNVGFTGEWTTPSSTNPESNRPTPTPSPGGNQTTLPKTGDDTLSDAFGLLSGVTILGLATILVKRQSH, from the coding sequence ATGAAAAAATTACTGCTCGTTGCAGCGTTGATTTTTCTCATAGCTCCACCCGCACGCGCACAAGCGGATACGTCAAGCTATGGTACGAAAGATAACGTAGGTTTTACTGGAGAATGGACAACACCGTCCTCAACCAATCCAGAAAGCAACAGGCCTACGCCTACGCCATCACCAGGTGGCAATCAAACCACCTTACCCAAAACGGGTGATGACACTTTAAGTGACGCCTTTGGTCTACTTTCTGGAGTAACTATACTTGGATTGGCTACAATTTTAGTTAAACGCCAAAGTCACTGA